A genome region from bacterium includes the following:
- a CDS encoding DUF362 domain-containing protein, protein MSSKVYFIEQNGSHCSMAERLYSFLEQQIDMDWIAKGRKIGIKVHWGEQGNETFLPSDYATSVVRYLKKRACLPFVFDTTTLYKAARNSVVGALTVAEEHNYGYSATGAPLLIGDGPTGIDIIEIPTQEKALHFRTVKVAALIERVGGVITLSHFKGHLAAGFGAAIKNISMGIASRATKQRMHSDVVPDLTEDNCVMCGTCARVCPVDAIELKDKPVFDLENCIGCAECISMCPTDALDIRWDSKGAKFCEKLVETASAICNYLKPRMLHIVVLANITPECDCFGIKLKIIAPNIGILISEDPVAVDAAACALFNASSPMPNSGLSKNCKDKISALHPSVDWRRQFEYAHELGMGNKDYDLVRV, encoded by the coding sequence ATGAGCTCAAAGGTATATTTCATCGAGCAAAATGGTTCGCACTGTTCGATGGCAGAAAGACTGTATAGCTTTCTCGAACAACAAATAGATATGGACTGGATCGCGAAAGGACGCAAAATTGGGATAAAAGTCCATTGGGGAGAGCAAGGAAACGAAACATTTCTACCATCGGATTACGCAACATCTGTCGTTCGTTATTTAAAAAAGCGAGCGTGCTTGCCCTTCGTTTTCGATACAACCACCCTATATAAAGCCGCCAGGAACTCAGTTGTTGGGGCTTTAACAGTTGCTGAAGAACATAACTATGGCTATTCGGCAACCGGCGCACCTTTATTGATTGGCGATGGCCCAACTGGTATAGATATAATCGAGATACCAACCCAAGAGAAGGCCCTTCATTTTCGCACAGTGAAGGTTGCTGCTTTAATCGAGCGGGTAGGAGGGGTTATCACTCTCTCACATTTTAAAGGGCATCTCGCTGCTGGTTTTGGAGCAGCAATTAAGAATATATCGATGGGAATAGCTTCGAGAGCGACTAAACAAAGGATGCACAGCGATGTCGTTCCCGATTTGACAGAAGATAACTGTGTGATGTGCGGCACCTGCGCTCGTGTTTGCCCAGTCGATGCTATCGAGTTGAAGGATAAACCGGTTTTTGATCTTGAAAATTGCATCGGATGCGCCGAGTGTATATCTATGTGCCCAACTGATGCCCTCGACATTAGATGGGATAGCAAGGGTGCAAAATTCTGCGAAAAACTCGTCGAAACCGCCTCTGCTATTTGCAATTACTTAAAACCACGAATGCTACATATAGTAGTCCTCGCTAATATAACACCCGAGTGTGATTGTTTTGGTATTAAGCTTAAAATTATCGCACCCAATATTGGGATTCTAATATCTGAAGATCCGGTGGCAGTCGATGCCGCCGCTTGCGCTCTATTTAATGCCTCGTCGCCCATGCCAAATTCGGGATTATCCAAAAATTGCAAGGATAAAATTTCTGCCCTGCATCCTTCAGTGGATTGGCGAAGACAATTCGAATATGCCCATGAGCTGGGAATGGGGAATAAAGATTACGATCTGGTGAGAGTCTAG
- a CDS encoding ribonuclease Z, whose protein sequence is MNITFAGTGSGVVSSERNTSCIFVSSNSAKIILDCGDGATGALLRAGIDPSNADALIITHFHPDHFGGLLFLMQTLHLKKRTNPFYLYVPESIGFVKEMLIRSYIFPESIGFPLVVKKINPTEKINISGMEIIPHPNKHMLIHKEALNHHPELEGRAYSLEVSSGDTRIAYSSDIYSLDDLDWALSSKLDLLICEATHIDINNLEAFIKKSYIDLSILTHIDKTTSLEQFKIANDGFSISI, encoded by the coding sequence TTGAATATAACTTTTGCTGGTACAGGATCAGGAGTCGTATCTAGTGAAAGAAATACTAGTTGTATCTTTGTTTCGAGTAACTCGGCAAAGATAATTCTCGACTGCGGTGACGGTGCCACGGGTGCTTTGCTCCGCGCCGGAATCGATCCATCAAACGCCGATGCGTTGATCATTACGCACTTTCACCCAGACCATTTTGGTGGTTTGCTCTTTTTAATGCAAACACTCCATTTAAAAAAGAGAACTAATCCTTTCTATCTGTATGTTCCAGAATCGATTGGCTTTGTTAAAGAGATGTTAATCCGAAGCTACATCTTCCCTGAAAGTATTGGTTTTCCTTTAGTAGTGAAAAAAATAAATCCCACAGAAAAGATAAATATTAGCGGAATGGAGATAATTCCTCATCCAAATAAACATATGTTAATTCATAAAGAGGCACTCAATCACCATCCCGAACTCGAAGGACGAGCATATTCACTCGAGGTTTCATCAGGTGACACCCGTATAGCATATTCCTCGGATATCTATAGTCTCGATGACCTCGATTGGGCGCTAAGCTCTAAACTCGATCTACTAATCTGTGAAGCAACACATATAGATATTAATAACCTTGAAGCCTTCATCAAAAAAAGCTATATCGATCTATCAATATTAACTCATATTGATAAAACCACCAGTTTAGAACAATTTAAAATCGCGAATGATGGATTTTCCATCTCCATTTAA
- a CDS encoding AAA family ATPase: MSNFTEASRAMITRARESALDNRNSQVEPLHLLIEIADDKTGIGAKLLGMIAIDPSEVLQKAKQQLSHIPVLSQPPEEIFFSMEMTHLLENAEAEIVRFKDEFVSIEHIILAMVKNDQTPAGSILRELGGNEAYLLRALKQLRGHTRVTDATPETKFQALDKFGIDYNKLAQIGKLDPVIGRQEEIRRVMKVLSRRTKNNPALIGEPGVGKTAIVEGLAQKIISGDVPENLKDSRLIQLDLGLLIAGTKFRGEFEDRLKAFIKEVIESEDRVILFIDEMHTIVGAGAAEGSIDASNILKPPLARGELRAIGATTFDEYRKYIEKDPALERRFAPIIVEENTVLETISILRGLKEKYEVHHGVTITDDAIIAAAKLSDRYISGRFLPDKAIDLIDEAAANLRIDLFSQPSELDEVEKTIQQLEIEKRGLKKGKNTEKVKAIDKQLTELNQKRETLSAQWINEKEIIAQIREIQGRLDKAKTELDQAERAGDLESAARIKYGAIIALEQMLAEQKGRLSEAQEDKILLREEVTEEDIAIVLSSWTKIPLDKLTEAETEKLLRLEEQLNKRVIGQDRAIEAVSDVVRSARAGLADPNKPIGSFIFLGSTGVGKTELAKALAEELFDNEDELIRIDMSEYMEKFSVSRLVGAPPGYVGYDEGGQLTEAVRRHPYSVVLFDEIEKAHPEVFNLLLQVLDDGRLTDNKGRTVNFKNTILIMTSNIGSRMIIENTEAMTKSKRAEAFKKTETELRLLLKKELSPEFLNRIDDIIVFNPLTQDDITKIVCIQFEELNKRLSEKNIKLELTEKAAHFLAKEGYDPSFGARPIRRLINHTVAKEVSEALLKGELLTGDFAKIDLRGNKLVISRV; the protein is encoded by the coding sequence ATGTCTAATTTCACAGAGGCCTCCCGCGCAATGATCACTCGCGCACGGGAATCCGCGCTTGATAATCGGAACAGCCAAGTCGAACCGTTGCATCTTTTAATCGAGATAGCGGATGATAAAACAGGAATTGGAGCGAAGCTTCTCGGTATGATTGCTATCGATCCATCCGAGGTTTTGCAAAAGGCTAAACAGCAACTTTCGCACATACCGGTTCTATCTCAGCCTCCTGAAGAGATATTTTTCTCGATGGAAATGACCCATCTTCTTGAGAATGCAGAAGCTGAAATCGTTAGATTCAAAGATGAATTCGTATCTATCGAACATATTATCCTAGCAATGGTGAAAAATGACCAGACGCCTGCAGGCTCGATCCTTCGTGAACTTGGAGGTAACGAGGCGTATTTACTTCGCGCCTTAAAACAACTTCGTGGACACACCCGTGTTACAGATGCTACTCCTGAGACCAAATTCCAAGCTCTTGATAAATTCGGAATAGATTATAACAAACTTGCCCAAATTGGAAAGTTGGATCCCGTCATTGGAAGACAGGAGGAGATTCGCCGCGTGATGAAGGTTCTCTCTAGAAGAACCAAGAATAATCCTGCCCTCATCGGCGAACCGGGTGTGGGAAAAACCGCTATCGTTGAGGGATTGGCGCAAAAGATCATCTCGGGCGATGTCCCAGAAAACCTTAAAGATTCGAGATTAATTCAACTCGACCTCGGTCTTCTGATTGCCGGAACCAAATTTAGAGGTGAATTCGAAGACCGTTTGAAGGCTTTTATCAAGGAAGTAATAGAGTCTGAAGACAGGGTAATTCTCTTTATCGACGAAATGCATACTATTGTTGGGGCAGGTGCGGCTGAAGGCTCGATTGATGCTTCGAATATATTAAAACCGCCGCTCGCACGCGGCGAGTTACGGGCTATTGGTGCAACTACATTCGATGAATATCGTAAATATATTGAAAAGGATCCAGCATTAGAGAGGCGCTTTGCCCCGATCATTGTAGAAGAAAACACTGTCTTAGAAACAATATCCATTCTTCGCGGATTAAAGGAAAAATACGAGGTGCATCACGGAGTAACTATCACAGACGATGCAATAATCGCTGCAGCGAAGCTGTCCGATAGATATATTTCCGGAAGATTCCTCCCTGATAAAGCTATCGACCTTATCGATGAGGCTGCTGCAAACCTGCGTATAGACTTATTCTCTCAGCCTTCGGAATTAGATGAGGTTGAAAAAACAATACAACAACTTGAAATTGAGAAAAGAGGGTTGAAAAAGGGCAAGAACACCGAGAAAGTAAAAGCTATAGACAAACAATTAACAGAACTCAATCAAAAACGCGAGACGCTTTCAGCGCAGTGGATTAATGAAAAGGAGATCATCGCGCAGATACGGGAAATTCAAGGGCGCCTCGACAAAGCAAAAACTGAATTGGATCAAGCTGAGCGTGCAGGCGATTTGGAATCAGCAGCGAGAATCAAATACGGTGCTATTATTGCCCTCGAACAAATGCTCGCCGAACAGAAGGGAAGGCTTTCTGAAGCCCAAGAAGATAAAATCTTACTTCGAGAGGAAGTAACCGAAGAGGATATTGCGATAGTCCTTTCAAGTTGGACAAAAATACCCCTCGACAAGTTAACCGAAGCTGAAACTGAAAAACTCCTGCGCCTCGAAGAACAGCTTAACAAGCGAGTAATCGGTCAAGATAGGGCTATCGAAGCTGTATCCGATGTTGTTCGCTCGGCGAGGGCGGGATTAGCCGACCCCAACAAACCTATCGGGAGTTTTATCTTCCTTGGTAGCACAGGTGTTGGCAAAACCGAGCTTGCGAAAGCCCTTGCTGAGGAACTTTTTGATAACGAAGATGAGCTTATTAGAATAGATATGAGCGAATATATGGAAAAATTCTCTGTGAGCCGTCTCGTGGGAGCGCCTCCGGGGTACGTCGGCTATGATGAGGGCGGACAACTCACTGAGGCCGTTAGGAGGCATCCTTATTCTGTAGTTCTTTTCGACGAAATAGAAAAAGCACATCCAGAGGTTTTCAACCTGCTTCTTCAAGTTTTAGATGATGGTCGACTAACCGACAACAAGGGTCGCACGGTCAACTTCAAGAACACCATACTTATTATGACCTCGAACATCGGAAGTAGGATGATTATCGAGAACACCGAGGCCATGACAAAATCGAAAAGGGCAGAGGCGTTTAAAAAAACCGAAACAGAGCTTCGTCTTCTTTTAAAAAAAGAGTTATCCCCGGAATTCCTTAACAGAATAGATGATATTATCGTCTTTAATCCTCTAACACAGGATGATATTACTAAGATAGTTTGTATTCAGTTTGAGGAGTTAAATAAGCGTCTTTCCGAAAAAAATATTAAACTCGAACTGACAGAAAAAGCCGCGCATTTCTTAGCCAAAGAAGGTTATGATCCTTCTTTTGGCGCGAGGCCGATAAGGCGTCTTATTAATCATACAGTTGCTAAAGAGGTTTCTGAGGCCCTATTGAAGGGAGAACTTCTTACAGGGGATTTCGCCAAAATCGACCTAAGAGGAAACAAGCTAGTTATATCCAGAGTATAA
- the coaE gene encoding dephospho-CoA kinase (Dephospho-CoA kinase (CoaE) performs the final step in coenzyme A biosynthesis.): MDFIGVTGPIASGKTSVCHTFSEMGALLIDADKMGHEFLEEPSNRIKLLEYFGEAVIRDDNTIDRERISQVVFSNQSALEWLENLTHPLLTEKICFRIKELRESGFPGAIILDAAMLPKWPTVITQLDYLILVQSPSWQRINRLVQDRGYPPEQIEKRMNSQGSIFDKITPQIDYIVKNNGDLLELKAKAVKVWLDIKHGGA; this comes from the coding sequence ATGGATTTCATTGGCGTAACCGGTCCTATAGCTTCTGGTAAAACAAGTGTTTGTCATACATTCAGCGAAATGGGAGCATTACTTATAGATGCAGATAAAATGGGTCATGAATTCCTTGAGGAACCTTCAAATCGGATCAAGCTCCTAGAATACTTTGGAGAAGCTGTCATCCGTGATGACAACACAATCGATCGTGAACGAATCTCCCAAGTGGTTTTTTCAAATCAATCAGCCTTGGAATGGTTAGAAAATCTCACACATCCGCTATTGACAGAGAAAATTTGTTTTCGTATTAAGGAACTCAGGGAAAGTGGATTTCCTGGTGCTATTATCCTCGATGCCGCTATGCTTCCAAAATGGCCTACGGTTATCACCCAATTAGATTATCTTATACTCGTTCAGTCTCCCAGTTGGCAAAGGATCAACCGTTTGGTTCAGGATCGGGGTTACCCACCTGAGCAGATAGAAAAAAGGATGAATTCCCAAGGATCCATCTTCGACAAAATTACACCACAAATAGACTACATAGTTAAAAATAACGGAGACCTTTTGGAATTGAAGGCCAAGGCTGTTAAGGTGTGGTTAGATATTAAACACGGTGGTGCTTAG
- a CDS encoding gliding motility-associated C-terminal domain-containing protein, translating into MKTNSILFLIGIFIFTIASSTLCSLDSLFSVMPDIHLDPDAYNDWKIEYAYALQGEGHSVMERPSEPMEWWVQNGFISAYIDEATGEFEEGGDLSGSGSYSNLTYSYPYSPGTGWIIYYVDGNTGKTSGTLPNTSSSYLLDNTAYSVWDNWNGVYIRQEITTMSLGGIPSENEQVKFKTIMKPADGSCHEVGCLVFYDTMLDTDDAAEISTAYGYTGIAEIFYGFGVPAIWRAYEGGYPPTPWSMTALGILIGFEATTPDVFWYGSWGSATSNGWDDSEWVADLTGTFGDSATMVKWYPRTVCEGDSAVFVTYYGIGEITAGLDLTINAGTPVFATGCLGITPNPFTLDVLITNPGATSATDVEVFITLPPGLSLTGGTNPQYLGELSGYGGSRLVSWSIAIDSSAYGHTACYDIEVDWEEGGPIMRTYCPIIPNINSFSVDIDAEFTSICNGDNSQLRAVLDTVEAPDRIWSYLWKPTNSLTDSTSPVTSVHPETSTTYWVIASDGIDCIDSASITIIVNEYPIVELKDTTICLGHSCTITPDVTPNIEDYTFIWIPDGDTTREISVSPTTTTRYEVVVISPAGCFSSDSAYVYVIECASPWSVLIDPFDGAWTSCADQDIRLTVDDEGEVDTMSIRFTVNDVTYSIDHQNLSIFEDSILIYTPLPLWDDGDVVSWSLDSLSNDLRIATSPSELPAGTFYVDLTPPDIFPIAPSEGAVLGITSPSISFSVTDNLSGLDSSLVTITINEYTFLIGTPGIDCLWLGDTLHCVAECPELGVWFFETDTVFVQVSAGDMPDYCSPNPGSFSWWFLIELETSCNRYPNPITPNNDGINDAAVFDYPDMFSGSAELSIFNTRNILVYRENIGPASDFSDVSNRVWDCKDSDGNPVRDGLYIYVIERDGRVICNGTLIMGR; encoded by the coding sequence ATGAAGACAAATTCTATACTTTTTCTAATTGGTATTTTCATATTTACAATTGCATCTTCGACACTGTGCAGTCTAGATTCGCTTTTTTCGGTTATGCCTGATATTCATTTGGATCCTGATGCATATAATGATTGGAAGATAGAATATGCCTATGCATTACAAGGCGAAGGGCATTCTGTTATGGAAAGGCCTTCCGAACCGATGGAATGGTGGGTTCAGAACGGTTTTATCTCAGCTTATATTGACGAAGCAACTGGGGAATTCGAAGAGGGTGGCGATCTCAGCGGGAGCGGTTCTTATAGCAATTTAACTTATTCATATCCATATTCTCCGGGCACTGGTTGGATAATCTATTATGTAGATGGTAATACCGGTAAAACCAGCGGCACCTTACCTAACACAAGTTCGAGTTACCTTCTTGATAATACTGCGTATTCAGTGTGGGATAACTGGAACGGGGTTTATATCCGCCAAGAAATTACTACTATGAGCCTTGGGGGCATTCCTAGCGAGAACGAACAAGTCAAATTTAAAACTATTATGAAACCAGCTGATGGTTCATGTCATGAGGTTGGTTGCCTTGTTTTTTACGATACGATGTTGGATACCGATGATGCTGCAGAGATATCTACTGCTTATGGATACACAGGAATTGCGGAAATCTTTTATGGTTTTGGTGTTCCGGCTATTTGGAGGGCTTATGAAGGTGGATATCCGCCAACGCCTTGGTCAATGACAGCCCTTGGGATTCTAATCGGTTTTGAGGCAACAACACCGGATGTTTTTTGGTATGGTTCATGGGGTTCAGCTACGAGCAATGGTTGGGATGATAGCGAATGGGTTGCCGATCTTACCGGCACATTCGGGGATTCCGCTACAATGGTTAAATGGTATCCTCGCACTGTTTGCGAGGGTGACTCTGCGGTTTTTGTAACATATTACGGTATCGGTGAAATTACCGCTGGTTTAGATTTAACAATTAATGCGGGGACACCGGTTTTCGCCACAGGTTGCTTAGGCATAACGCCGAATCCCTTCACTCTCGATGTCCTTATTACAAATCCCGGTGCTACTTCGGCAACCGATGTCGAGGTTTTTATAACTTTACCCCCGGGATTATCGCTAACAGGTGGAACAAATCCGCAATATCTTGGTGAGTTATCCGGTTATGGTGGTAGCCGCCTCGTCTCCTGGTCTATAGCCATAGATTCTTCGGCTTATGGTCACACGGCTTGCTACGATATCGAGGTCGATTGGGAAGAAGGCGGACCGATCATGCGCACATATTGTCCGATTATCCCGAATATTAATAGTTTTTCTGTAGATATCGACGCCGAATTTACTTCCATTTGCAATGGTGATAACTCTCAGCTACGCGCTGTTTTGGATACTGTCGAGGCTCCCGATAGAATCTGGTCTTATCTCTGGAAACCAACAAATTCTTTAACCGACTCAACATCACCAGTTACAAGTGTGCACCCTGAAACATCGACTACATATTGGGTAATCGCTTCTGATGGAATCGATTGCATCGATTCGGCATCAATAACAATTATTGTCAATGAGTATCCTATCGTCGAACTGAAAGACACCACTATTTGCCTCGGCCATTCATGCACTATCACTCCGGATGTTACACCAAATATCGAGGATTACACCTTCATCTGGATACCCGATGGTGATACTACCCGTGAGATTTCTGTTTCGCCTACAACAACTACCAGATACGAGGTGGTCGTTATCTCTCCGGCTGGGTGCTTCAGTTCTGATAGCGCCTATGTTTATGTCATCGAATGCGCATCACCTTGGAGTGTTTTAATCGATCCTTTCGACGGCGCATGGACATCGTGCGCGGATCAAGATATTCGCCTTACTGTCGATGATGAGGGTGAGGTCGACACAATGTCGATAAGGTTTACAGTTAATGATGTTACCTATTCGATAGATCACCAAAATCTCTCTATTTTCGAGGATTCAATCCTAATTTACACTCCCTTGCCGCTTTGGGACGATGGCGACGTTGTATCATGGAGCTTGGACTCGCTTTCCAACGATCTCCGTATCGCGACTTCGCCGTCCGAGCTGCCCGCTGGGACTTTCTATGTCGATCTTACGCCGCCGGATATTTTCCCCATCGCCCCATCGGAAGGCGCCGTTCTCGGAATCACAAGTCCAAGCATATCTTTTTCGGTTACTGATAACCTATCGGGGCTGGATTCTTCCCTTGTGACAATAACAATCAATGAATACACCTTCCTAATAGGGACTCCAGGGATAGATTGTTTATGGCTTGGAGACACACTTCACTGCGTCGCGGAATGCCCCGAACTGGGCGTTTGGTTTTTCGAAACCGATACTGTTTTCGTTCAGGTTAGCGCAGGCGATATGCCTGATTATTGCTCACCTAACCCGGGGTCCTTCTCATGGTGGTTCTTGATCGAGTTGGAAACCAGTTGTAACAGATATCCGAATCCCATCACACCCAATAATGATGGTATAAACGACGCCGCTGTTTTCGATTATCCTGATATGTTTTCTGGTTCGGCCGAGTTGTCTATTTTTAACACGCGCAATATTCTGGTATATCGAGAGAACATCGGCCCCGCAAGCGATTTCAGCGACGTCTCGAATCGGGTATGGGATTGCAAAGACTCAGACGGCAACCCTGTCAGAGACGGTCTTTACATTTATGTAATCGAAAGGGATGGCCGCGTCATTTGCAACGGCACATTAATTATGGGGAGATAA
- a CDS encoding PAS domain S-box protein, whose protein sequence is MDSLGKNSDLNDKKFGGFVPNTILIIASSSVATSILFLLGLEQPLSLVIAWIMFIALALAAHQFSPTRISTNSKGVDKNQKSSRITINREIQKYYAHISDIIIYFDIYGNILQWAGNVEEHLGYSKETSIPTCVEELFLLSDREIAMKSIRFCSDEKESKIGSAEVHLMKKNGEPALFNITCASALFEDSLAIRMIFQHIDISLAVSEEKIDDLFKKFAVSIDKPATIVRNSTIEFANKELSSFIEGRMQTISSAQDLFSSMARPRIAEILETEFEGLALTDNPLKCGMLKETFKTILAERPLEVIVLPNIYNSVKKLIIIENPDKTQTKHHDACFELLFENTNDAIFVTKSDGRIFRCNPSAEKITGLKANELLGISVHNLFDPVYREISLRQLAWLKEGDSVHFETKMLRDDGDLRDVDISSRLVKGEEEIIIHVVRDITERNRFLSQLTQSEKLESLEIFAGGVALDFDSILEGVLGAGESALNKLDDPEETRAYLNTVLSYTEKALELTRHLKDYARQGTMRFDIVNVNDIATNAIDFCRQIVPEKIVIKSQLKENIGAIYGDSVQLKKAIINLILNSQEAMQDGGEILIKTQNFSADERFVHDHSGTAPGPNVELVVIDSGRGIDQAILPRIFDPFFTTKDRGEGTGLGLAVTYSIIESHGGYIDIESETNKGTKIRVLFPIIEMDTTEIDHFADIGVIAASERSVLIVDDEKIIQNVLSSILTQLGYYPIAVSSGKEALEFLASEEAKIDVILLDMVMPGLNGWQTYKQIKEYWPYIPVVVVTGYADERDTEEMLDSGLAGFIEKPFKAGQIARKLLEIFEAQLG, encoded by the coding sequence ATGGATTCTTTGGGAAAAAATAGCGATTTAAATGATAAAAAGTTCGGGGGATTTGTCCCAAATACGATACTTATAATTGCTTCTTCTTCGGTCGCAACTTCGATACTGTTTTTACTCGGGCTTGAACAACCACTCTCTCTTGTCATAGCGTGGATTATGTTTATTGCCTTAGCGCTTGCAGCACATCAATTTTCACCAACTAGAATTTCCACAAACTCTAAGGGAGTTGACAAAAATCAAAAATCATCCAGAATAACCATAAATAGAGAGATTCAAAAATACTATGCACACATCTCTGATATAATAATCTATTTCGATATATACGGAAATATTCTTCAGTGGGCAGGGAATGTAGAGGAACACTTGGGTTATTCAAAGGAAACATCGATTCCTACTTGTGTAGAAGAGCTTTTTTTATTATCTGACAGAGAAATAGCGATGAAATCTATCCGATTTTGTTCGGATGAGAAAGAATCCAAAATAGGATCGGCGGAAGTCCATTTAATGAAAAAAAATGGGGAACCTGCACTGTTCAATATTACATGTGCTTCTGCTCTCTTCGAGGACAGTTTGGCAATAAGGATGATCTTTCAGCATATAGATATTTCTCTGGCAGTTTCGGAAGAAAAAATTGACGATCTTTTCAAGAAGTTTGCGGTTAGTATCGATAAACCGGCAACAATTGTCCGGAATAGCACAATCGAGTTTGCTAATAAGGAACTTTCGTCGTTTATTGAGGGAAGAATGCAGACAATCTCCTCGGCGCAAGATTTGTTCTCTTCAATGGCTAGACCTAGGATAGCCGAGATTCTCGAAACCGAATTCGAAGGATTGGCTCTTACCGATAATCCTCTTAAATGCGGTATGTTAAAAGAAACCTTTAAGACAATCTTAGCCGAGAGACCTCTAGAGGTTATTGTATTACCCAATATTTATAATTCAGTGAAAAAGCTCATTATTATTGAAAACCCAGATAAAACGCAGACAAAGCACCACGATGCTTGTTTCGAGCTTCTTTTTGAAAATACCAACGATGCTATCTTTGTTACTAAAAGCGATGGTCGAATATTCAGGTGTAATCCATCAGCCGAGAAAATAACCGGATTAAAAGCTAACGAATTGTTAGGAATATCGGTTCATAACCTTTTCGATCCAGTCTACCGAGAGATATCCTTACGCCAGCTTGCATGGCTTAAAGAGGGGGATAGTGTTCATTTCGAAACAAAGATGCTTCGAGATGATGGTGACCTTCGAGATGTAGATATTTCGAGTCGGCTTGTTAAAGGCGAGGAAGAAATTATTATTCATGTAGTGAGAGATATAACCGAGCGAAATCGATTTTTATCACAACTAACACAAAGTGAGAAGCTGGAGTCTTTGGAAATTTTTGCAGGTGGTGTGGCCCTCGATTTCGATAGTATTCTCGAAGGTGTTTTGGGTGCTGGCGAATCGGCCTTAAATAAACTTGATGATCCCGAAGAGACTAGAGCCTATTTGAATACTGTGCTAAGCTACACCGAAAAGGCTCTGGAACTTACACGCCACCTAAAAGACTATGCTAGGCAGGGCACAATGAGATTCGATATCGTTAATGTCAACGATATTGCGACAAATGCTATAGATTTTTGTAGGCAAATTGTTCCTGAGAAAATTGTGATAAAAAGCCAATTGAAGGAGAATATCGGCGCTATTTACGGGGATTCAGTCCAACTTAAGAAGGCGATCATCAACTTAATATTGAATTCACAAGAGGCTATGCAGGATGGTGGTGAAATCCTGATAAAAACCCAGAATTTCTCGGCGGACGAACGATTTGTTCACGATCACTCGGGAACTGCTCCCGGGCCTAATGTCGAGCTTGTTGTTATCGATTCGGGCAGAGGAATAGATCAGGCTATTCTCCCTAGGATATTCGATCCTTTTTTCACGACAAAGGATCGTGGAGAGGGAACTGGACTGGGGCTCGCGGTAACTTATTCTATTATCGAATCCCATGGCGGTTATATTGATATAGAGAGTGAAACCAATAAGGGAACAAAGATAAGGGTTCTGTTTCCAATCATTGAAATGGATACAACCGAGATCGACCATTTTGCGGATATAGGGGTTATCGCCGCAAGCGAAAGAAGTGTTTTAATAGTGGATGATGAGAAGATAATTCAGAATGTCCTTTCGAGTATTTTGACACAATTGGGCTATTATCCCATTGCGGTTTCGAGTGGTAAGGAGGCGTTGGAATTCCTTGCTTCGGAGGAAGCCAAAATCGATGTTATTCTCCTGGATATGGTGATGCCGGGATTAAATGGTTGGCAAACGTATAAACAAATTAAGGAATACTGGCCTTATATACCAGTGGTTGTAGTCACGGGTTATGCTGACGAACGCGATACTGAAGAAATGCTAGATTCGGGTCTGGCTGGTTTTATTGAAAAACCTTTCAAAGCCGGACAGATAGCCAGAAAGCTCTTGGAGATATTCGAAGCGCAGTTAGGCTAG